The Acinetobacter sp. GSS19 genome includes a region encoding these proteins:
- a CDS encoding MBL fold metallo-hydrolase, whose protein sequence is MNKKLILTAAYGFILPSLFTACVHTNTFVSQGETKIVTNNKEYLHLASTHPARIAPNKDEMRITLLGTGSPVPSEQRFGMSTLVQAGGYNLVFDAGRGAVIRLTQAGIPLGKVNGVFLTHYHSDHVNGLSDLWMTGYIPAFGGHQGDFNVYGPTGVRALVEGLKMAHADDIRVRVADGELKKEATNIVAREFSAEGGIVFNQNGVVVTAFKVEHDHHGAIQPALGYRVDYAGRSVLISGDTIPTANVLKYGKGVDLLIHEVAEFQDIQALPQVYAHHTNPREAGDIFNQTKPKMAVYSHIVNGVSSKIIGIPDEVLIQRTRVNYQGPLVVGRDLMSFLLTPNKIDVYTP, encoded by the coding sequence ATGAATAAAAAATTAATATTAACAGCAGCTTATGGTTTTATTTTACCTTCACTATTCACCGCTTGTGTTCATACCAATACATTTGTTTCACAAGGCGAAACCAAAATAGTAACGAATAATAAAGAATACTTGCACCTTGCGAGTACCCATCCTGCCCGTATTGCTCCCAATAAAGATGAAATGCGTATAACTTTATTGGGAACAGGGAGTCCTGTGCCGAGTGAACAACGTTTTGGTATGTCCACCTTGGTGCAAGCGGGAGGCTATAATCTGGTTTTTGATGCAGGGCGAGGAGCGGTCATCCGTTTAACCCAAGCAGGGATACCGCTAGGAAAGGTGAATGGTGTTTTTTTAACCCATTATCATTCCGACCATGTCAATGGGCTGAGTGATCTGTGGATGACAGGCTACATCCCTGCTTTCGGAGGTCATCAAGGTGATTTTAATGTATATGGACCAACTGGCGTCCGGGCTTTAGTAGAGGGTTTGAAGATGGCTCATGCAGATGACATTCGAGTTAGGGTGGCAGATGGTGAGCTAAAGAAAGAGGCGACTAATATTGTTGCTCGTGAATTTTCTGCTGAAGGTGGTATTGTTTTTAATCAAAATGGCGTAGTCGTTACTGCCTTTAAAGTTGAACATGATCATCATGGCGCTATTCAACCCGCTTTAGGTTATAGAGTGGATTATGCTGGACGTTCGGTACTGATCAGTGGCGATACCATTCCCACCGCGAATGTACTTAAATACGGCAAAGGCGTTGATTTATTGATACATGAAGTAGCCGAGTTTCAAGATATTCAGGCCTTGCCACAAGTGTATGCTCACCACACCAATCCTCGAGAGGCCGGTGACATCTTTAACCAAACTAAACCTAAGATGGCGGTATACAGCCACATCGTAAATGGAGTTTCATCTAAAATTATTGGCATTCCTGATGAGGTATTAATCCAGCGTACTAGGGTCAATTATCAGGGCCCATTAGTCGTGGGTAGAGACTTAATGAGTTTTTTATTAACGCCTAATAAAATAGATGTTTACACACCTTAA
- a CDS encoding DUF1826 domain-containing protein, with protein sequence MKNILSDNDQIKVVSTFAELVNTNFKEKMNAICWHRNLIGDFQEIVAKLELKENITEVSVENLLALHLSEQGNLAREIILRDMQLLTDFGASPSLNLLQSYERDEELDFISTDVYSYHVDRSPIAMDTFLCTYHGPASDILPNDQVEQKILIAEIRAKLKKLHDGPESEFETFLEENFFDLHYQPKPEAKPVNLGSGHLWRLAVDHPMQQALPCVHRAPAEKEGEYRLLLIC encoded by the coding sequence ATGAAAAATATACTTTCTGACAACGATCAGATTAAAGTGGTTTCTACTTTTGCTGAATTGGTCAATACAAATTTCAAAGAAAAGATGAACGCCATTTGCTGGCATAGAAATTTGATTGGCGACTTTCAAGAGATCGTAGCTAAACTGGAATTAAAAGAGAATATTACAGAAGTTTCTGTTGAAAACCTTTTGGCGCTGCACCTCTCAGAACAAGGAAATTTAGCAAGAGAAATTATCTTAAGAGATATGCAGCTGTTAACTGATTTTGGTGCCTCCCCTTCACTGAATCTACTTCAAAGTTATGAACGTGATGAAGAGTTAGATTTCATTTCAACAGACGTCTATTCGTATCATGTTGATCGCTCACCCATTGCAATGGATACTTTTTTATGTACCTACCATGGTCCTGCGAGTGATATCCTGCCCAATGACCAGGTTGAACAAAAGATTTTGATTGCAGAAATCAGGGCAAAACTCAAAAAATTACATGACGGCCCAGAATCTGAATTTGAAACGTTCTTAGAAGAGAATTTCTTCGATCTCCATTATCAGCCTAAACCCGAGGCAAAACCCGTGAATTTGGGCTCAGGACATCTTTGGCGCTTGGCGGTAGATCATCCAATGCAACAAGCTTTACCCTGTGTTCATAGAGCTCCGGCTGAAAAAGAGGGTGAATATAGACTGCTGTTAATTTGTTAA
- a CDS encoding TonB-dependent receptor, translating to MKKSMLLVSSMGLLAVQAYANEIPNSVVLPTLSSSAEADQSLKNQVGQASTATKGLAELKDIPQIVNVVPQEILRDQTVTSMQGALQNVAGLSFSVGDGQRDQVMIRGFSAITDNYVDGVRDDALYYRDMSNVERIEVLKGPGSVLYGRGSAGGLVNRINKKPLDEKLHEVSLIGSSLGQKRAELDLAEIISDQVKVRLTGAIEDSDGYRHQSFLKREAIAPSLQWNVSDQTSILLQADYLHDDRLADQGFPMDPLTGKPVRTNTKTFYGALNGEEVGNVDTEVSSQTITLEHKFNDLLKYRGVARHYNYSLDREYSTDSHPSDPSQIVLIQNKRLRNEDGIFLQNEISAKMKTPGLQHEVLIGVEYSKQHKDEILWQGAKTTTNLYHPVLDYWIPINTATTARNNNSNEFENYALYLQDLITLNDKFKLLAGLRYDDLSQYRNDKTGKTGILDRTDHSLSPRIGIVYQPVSNLSLYASYNRSFQPLADAFVLYKNSADLKPTKTENLEIGTKWDLSGRLNMTLAVFEMNQTNIQNQSPNDNTLAILAGEQKTRGAEVALTGQLTDQLSVLAGYSYLDGKIEKSTTGFSGHHAALTPNHAANLWLKYQLNDQWFAALGGRAESSRFSAPDNKNLLPGYTVFNAALGYQTAQYDVTLNLNNLLNREFFVSGHSGANDSNMLGDPINAQLALRYRF from the coding sequence ATGAAAAAGTCGATGTTGTTAGTTTCTTCTATGGGGTTGCTTGCTGTTCAGGCATATGCAAATGAAATACCAAATAGCGTTGTTCTACCTACACTCAGTTCCTCTGCTGAGGCAGATCAAAGCCTTAAAAACCAGGTCGGCCAAGCTTCTACAGCAACGAAGGGCTTGGCAGAACTCAAAGATATTCCACAAATTGTGAACGTGGTTCCTCAAGAAATCTTACGAGATCAAACCGTCACATCCATGCAAGGCGCTTTACAAAATGTTGCCGGCCTGAGTTTTAGTGTGGGCGATGGCCAGCGTGATCAGGTCATGATCCGTGGATTTTCTGCCATTACAGATAATTATGTAGACGGCGTACGTGATGATGCACTGTATTATCGTGATATGTCGAATGTTGAGCGTATAGAGGTGTTGAAAGGACCGGGGTCTGTCTTGTATGGAAGAGGCTCAGCGGGTGGTTTGGTCAACCGGATTAATAAAAAACCGCTGGATGAAAAATTACATGAAGTTAGCCTGATTGGTAGCAGTTTAGGACAAAAACGTGCTGAATTGGATCTTGCAGAGATCATCAGTGACCAAGTGAAAGTCCGCTTAACTGGAGCTATTGAAGATTCAGACGGCTATCGCCATCAGAGCTTCCTGAAGCGCGAGGCCATTGCCCCTTCTCTCCAATGGAATGTTTCGGATCAAACCTCCATATTATTACAAGCTGATTATTTGCATGACGACCGTTTAGCCGATCAAGGCTTTCCCATGGATCCTTTGACTGGAAAGCCGGTACGGACAAATACGAAAACCTTCTATGGTGCTTTAAACGGTGAAGAAGTGGGAAATGTCGATACTGAAGTTTCTAGCCAAACCATTACCTTAGAGCATAAATTTAATGACCTGTTGAAATATCGAGGAGTAGCTCGACACTATAATTACTCCTTAGACCGTGAATATAGTACGGATTCACATCCTAGTGATCCGTCTCAAATTGTATTAATCCAGAACAAGCGTTTACGCAATGAAGATGGCATATTTCTGCAAAATGAAATCAGTGCCAAGATGAAAACCCCTGGCTTACAGCATGAAGTGTTGATTGGAGTCGAATACAGCAAACAACATAAAGACGAAATTTTATGGCAAGGTGCTAAAACGACAACCAACCTCTATCATCCCGTACTGGACTATTGGATACCTATTAATACGGCCACGACTGCCAGAAACAATAACAGTAATGAATTTGAGAATTATGCCCTTTATCTGCAAGATCTGATCACTTTGAATGACAAGTTCAAGCTACTTGCCGGACTGCGCTATGATGATTTATCTCAATACAGGAATGATAAAACCGGAAAGACAGGTATCTTAGACCGGACAGATCACAGCCTTTCCCCTCGCATTGGGATCGTTTATCAACCAGTTTCCAATTTATCGTTGTACGCTTCCTACAATCGGTCTTTTCAACCTCTGGCTGATGCTTTTGTCCTATATAAAAATAGTGCCGATCTGAAACCGACCAAAACTGAAAATCTAGAAATCGGAACCAAATGGGATCTGAGTGGTCGACTGAATATGACCTTGGCCGTATTTGAAATGAATCAGACCAATATTCAAAATCAGAGTCCAAATGACAATACGCTGGCAATTTTGGCTGGTGAACAGAAAACCCGCGGTGCTGAAGTGGCACTGACAGGCCAACTCACTGATCAGCTTTCAGTTTTAGCGGGATATTCTTATCTTGATGGCAAGATTGAAAAATCTACTACAGGCTTTAGCGGCCATCATGCGGCTTTAACACCGAATCATGCAGCCAATCTCTGGTTAAAATATCAGCTAAATGACCAATGGTTTGCCGCACTTGGTGGACGTGCTGAGTCATCACGCTTTAGTGCTCCAGACAACAAAAACTTGTTACCCGGTTATACTGTGTTCAATGCCGCTCTTGGCTATCAAACAGCACAGTATGATGTCACTTTGAATCTCAACAATTTATTGAATCGTGAATTTTTTGTGTCTGGCCATAGCGGTGCAAATGACTCAAATATGCTGGGTGATCCAATTAATGCTCAACTTGCACTACGTTATCGTTTCTAG
- a CDS encoding universal stress protein has translation MAYQHILVPVDGSSTSLAAVKQAAEIAKKFGSKVTALCVLAVDPFIGVEFIDTSEITKDYFAKAKAGAQETLNNAKALFAQEGVEIETKISEGQVIHKEIIAAAEEIKADLVVIGSHGRKGIKKLILGSVAQGVLGESHFPVLIIKQ, from the coding sequence ATGGCTTATCAACATATTTTAGTGCCTGTCGATGGTTCATCAACTTCACTTGCAGCAGTAAAACAAGCTGCTGAAATTGCAAAAAAATTTGGCAGCAAAGTTACTGCCCTTTGCGTACTTGCAGTAGACCCGTTCATTGGGGTTGAGTTTATTGATACTTCTGAAATCACCAAGGATTATTTTGCAAAAGCAAAAGCTGGCGCTCAAGAAACCCTAAACAATGCAAAAGCATTGTTTGCACAAGAAGGCGTTGAAATTGAGACTAAAATTTCTGAAGGACAAGTTATCCATAAAGAAATCATTGCTGCCGCTGAGGAAATCAAAGCTGACTTAGTCGTGATCGGTTCTCATGGTCGTAAAGGCATCAAAAAACTCATCTTGGGTAGCGTTGCACAAGGTGTCTTGGGTGAAAGCCATTTCCCAGTTTTGATCATCAAACAATAA
- a CDS encoding IS3 family transposase (programmed frameshift) translates to MSGQRYTPEFKDEAVKLITERGYSVTDVAERLGVSQHSIYKWLKAVQPLRNNPDEHELLEAKKEILRLKSQLKQTEEERDILKKAAKVLCKPARVKYQFILEYSHQFKIKTMCRVLKIARAGYYAWLHEPESGRTIEDKRLLQLIRSSYDASYGIYGYRRITLDLKELGESCGPNRVLKIMKNNGIAAVRGYKKHKSYGCGRPPIVPPNHLNREFAVSTPDTSWVTDITYIRTWQGWLYLAVVLDLYSRKVIGWSMKPTLAKDIVLDALLMAVWRRRPNEPVIIHSDQGSQYSSGDWQKFCQKHNLVPSMSRRGNCWDNAVAESFFSSLKKERIKKRIYKTREMARADVFDYIEMFYNRIRRHSHLDGMSPEAFETASK, encoded by the exons ATGAGTGGACAACGATACACCCCAGAATTTAAAGATGAAGCTGTTAAATTGATTACCGAACGTGGATATTCTGTCACTGATGTGGCTGAACGTTTAGGTGTATCACAGCACAGCATTTATAAATGGCTAAAGGCCGTACAGCCTTTACGCAACAACCCTGATGAACATGAACTACTCGAAGCAAAGAAAGAGATCCTTCGTCTTAAAAGTCAGCTTAAGCAAACTGAAGAAGAGCGAGATATCTTAAAAAAGGCCGCAA AGGTACTTTGCAAGCCTGCCCGAGTAAAGTATCAGTTTATCCTTGAGTACAGCCATCAATTTAAGATTAAAACGATGTGTCGGGTTCTTAAGATTGCTCGTGCTGGCTATTACGCCTGGCTACATGAACCCGAATCAGGCAGAACAATTGAAGACAAACGGTTATTACAACTGATCCGCTCTTCTTATGATGCCAGTTATGGCATCTATGGTTATCGTCGCATCACGCTGGATCTTAAAGAGCTAGGTGAAAGCTGTGGCCCCAATCGTGTGCTGAAGATCATGAAGAACAATGGCATTGCCGCTGTTCGAGGATATAAAAAGCATAAAAGTTATGGTTGTGGCCGTCCTCCGATTGTGCCACCAAATCACTTAAATCGAGAGTTCGCTGTGAGCACCCCTGATACTTCCTGGGTGACTGATATTACCTACATCCGTACTTGGCAAGGCTGGTTATATCTGGCTGTGGTTCTCGATTTATATTCAAGGAAAGTCATCGGTTGGTCAATGAAACCTACGCTTGCCAAGGATATCGTTTTGGATGCACTTTTAATGGCGGTATGGCGACGCAGACCCAATGAACCTGTGATCATACACTCAGACCAAGGCTCACAATACAGTAGCGGAGACTGGCAGAAATTCTGTCAAAAGCATAATTTAGTTCCGAGTATGAGTCGTCGTGGAAACTGTTGGGACAATGCTGTTGCTGAATCCTTTTTTAGTAGTTTAAAGAAGGAAAGAATTAAAAAGAGGATCTATAAAACACGAGAAATGGCCCGTGCGGATGTGTTTGATTATATCGAGATGTTTTACAATCGAATCAGGCGTCATTCGCATCTCGATGGGATGAGCCCAGAAGCATTTGAGACAGCTTCAAAATGA
- a CDS encoding zinc-dependent alcohol dehydrogenase family protein produces MKALVYHGPSNAKWEEKEAPKLLKPSDAIVRIVKTTICGTDLHILKGDVPAVTDGRTLGHEGIGIIEEVGPSVQQFKKGDKVIISCITACGSCSYCKKSLYAHCKDGGWILGHKIDGTQAEYVRIPHADNSLYHLPEGLDEESALMLSDILPTGFEIGVLNGQVQPGQTVAIVGAGPIGMAALLTAQFYSPGRIIMVDTDESRLETAKRFGATDTINPTKQDVKSVIDQLTDGVGVDVAIECVGVEPTFAICQQIIAPGGHIANVGVHGKSVELHLEDLWIKNITITTGLVNTSSTPMLLKSCCAKTIEPNKLVTHHFALNDIEQAYKVFGHAAEEKAMKVVLSNS; encoded by the coding sequence ATGAAAGCATTGGTTTATCACGGTCCAAGTAATGCTAAATGGGAAGAAAAAGAAGCACCAAAACTGCTCAAACCGAGTGATGCAATTGTCCGTATTGTTAAAACAACGATTTGTGGGACAGACTTACATATTTTAAAAGGCGATGTACCGGCCGTGACCGATGGCCGTACTTTGGGACATGAAGGCATTGGGATTATTGAAGAAGTGGGCCCTTCTGTTCAGCAATTCAAAAAAGGCGATAAAGTCATTATTTCCTGTATTACTGCCTGTGGTTCATGCAGTTATTGCAAGAAAAGTTTGTATGCGCACTGCAAGGATGGCGGCTGGATTTTAGGTCATAAAATCGATGGTACGCAGGCGGAATATGTGCGCATCCCGCATGCCGATAACAGCCTGTACCATTTGCCAGAAGGTCTGGATGAAGAATCGGCTTTGATGCTCAGCGATATCTTGCCGACGGGTTTTGAAATTGGCGTGTTAAATGGTCAGGTACAACCGGGTCAAACGGTAGCGATTGTCGGTGCAGGCCCAATCGGGATGGCTGCATTGCTCACGGCACAGTTCTATTCTCCAGGCCGTATTATTATGGTGGATACTGATGAAAGCCGTCTGGAAACTGCAAAACGTTTTGGGGCGACCGATACCATTAACCCAACCAAGCAGGATGTGAAATCGGTGATTGATCAATTGACCGATGGTGTGGGTGTAGATGTTGCAATTGAATGTGTCGGTGTGGAACCAACCTTTGCGATCTGTCAGCAAATTATTGCACCGGGTGGACATATTGCCAACGTGGGTGTGCATGGCAAATCAGTAGAGCTGCATCTTGAGGATTTGTGGATTAAAAACATCACCATCACCACAGGATTGGTGAATACTTCGAGTACACCAATGCTGCTCAAGAGCTGCTGTGCCAAAACTATTGAGCCAAATAAACTGGTCACCCACCATTTTGCTTTAAATGATATTGAACAGGCATATAAAGTATTTGGTCATGCTGCTGAAGAAAAAGCAATGAAAGTGGTGTTGTCGAATTCTTAA
- a CDS encoding phospholipase D family protein: MAKFLNTSATNYYLEELIKSAKERVILISPFLKLNDRIKELLEDKNRLKIDIRIIYGKSELQPEEINWLKEQDYIRTSFCKNLHAKCYLNEDRGIITSLNLYEFSQINNNEMGILIEREEDSALYKDTYEEAQRIIRISDEVRISLEKIDQQKSSTPTTEDEDDNNFEKLTSSKLANKLGLSTTDLLEQLTQNGYLSKKDNNFYLTDKAKTIGAEFKKGKFGFYFLWPENIAV; this comes from the coding sequence ATGGCAAAATTTTTAAATACCAGCGCTACTAATTACTATTTAGAAGAACTGATTAAATCAGCAAAAGAGCGCGTCATTCTTATTAGTCCATTTTTAAAATTAAATGATCGTATTAAAGAATTGCTAGAAGACAAAAATCGTTTAAAAATTGATATCCGTATTATTTACGGCAAGAGTGAATTACAGCCTGAAGAGATCAATTGGCTTAAAGAACAAGACTATATACGTACCAGTTTTTGCAAAAACCTACATGCAAAATGCTATTTAAATGAAGATCGTGGCATTATTACCAGTCTAAATCTTTATGAATTCAGTCAAATCAATAACAATGAAATGGGAATTTTAATCGAACGTGAAGAGGATTCAGCACTCTATAAAGATACCTATGAGGAAGCTCAACGTATTATTCGTATCAGTGATGAAGTAAGAATTTCATTAGAAAAAATTGATCAACAAAAGAGCTCAACTCCAACCACTGAAGATGAAGATGATAACAACTTTGAAAAACTGACTAGCTCTAAATTGGCCAATAAACTTGGACTTTCAACTACCGATTTATTAGAGCAATTAACACAAAATGGCTATCTCTCTAAAAAGGACAATAACTTCTATTTGACTGATAAAGCAAAAACGATTGGGGCAGAATTTAAAAAAGGGAAATTTGGATTTTACTTTTTATGGCCTGAAAACATAGCGGTATAA
- the gatB gene encoding Asp-tRNA(Asn)/Glu-tRNA(Gln) amidotransferase subunit GatB — MAKNNAKPKSNLIDGWEVVIGIEIHTQLATKSKIFSGSSTEFGQDPNTQASLVDLAMPGVLPVLNQAVVDLAIRFGLGIDAYIDQASVFARKNYFYPDSPKGYQISQMDNPIVGKGHIDIQLEDGTTKRIGVTRAHLEEDAGKSIHDQFEGMSGIDLNRAGTPLLEIVSEPDMRSVEEAVAYIKAIHTLVRWLGISDGNMAEGSFRADCNVSLRRPGQPFGTRCELKNLNSFRFIEQAINVEIERQMEILEWDGTIDQETRLFDPVKMETRSMRSKEEANDYRYFPDPDLLPVIIADEQIEAIKATMPELPAARRERFVADFGVTEYDAHVLTLTREMSEFYEAVVAAAGGAAQGKVAANWVMGEFSGALNKAGLDLTDSPISAEQLGGMIARIVDNTISGKIAKQVFSLMWDSQGKSADDIIAEHGLKQETDTGAIEAIIKDVLAANEKMVEEYKSGKEKAFNGLVGQVMKASKGKANPAQVNELMKQLLG, encoded by the coding sequence ATGGCTAAAAACAATGCTAAACCGAAGTCAAATTTGATTGATGGTTGGGAAGTCGTTATCGGGATCGAAATCCACACGCAACTTGCCACCAAATCTAAAATCTTCTCAGGTTCATCCACTGAGTTTGGTCAAGATCCAAACACACAAGCCAGCCTGGTTGATTTGGCCATGCCAGGGGTATTGCCGGTTCTTAACCAGGCTGTGGTGGATTTAGCCATCCGTTTTGGTTTGGGAATCGATGCCTATATTGATCAGGCCTCTGTCTTTGCCCGCAAGAACTATTTTTACCCGGATTCGCCTAAAGGCTACCAGATCAGCCAGATGGACAATCCAATTGTCGGTAAAGGTCATATCGACATTCAACTTGAAGATGGCACGACCAAACGTATTGGCGTGACCCGTGCGCATCTTGAGGAAGATGCCGGTAAATCGATTCACGACCAGTTTGAAGGCATGTCTGGCATCGACCTTAACCGTGCCGGTACACCGCTGCTTGAAATCGTCTCTGAACCGGATATGCGTTCGGTGGAAGAAGCGGTTGCCTACATTAAAGCGATTCATACGCTGGTACGTTGGTTGGGTATTTCGGATGGCAACATGGCAGAAGGTTCGTTCCGCGCCGACTGTAACGTGTCTTTGCGTCGTCCGGGTCAGCCATTTGGTACCCGCTGCGAGCTGAAAAACCTCAACTCCTTCCGTTTCATTGAACAAGCGATCAATGTTGAAATTGAACGTCAAATGGAAATTCTGGAATGGGACGGCACCATCGATCAGGAAACCCGTCTGTTTGACCCGGTGAAAATGGAAACGCGCTCCATGCGTTCGAAAGAAGAAGCCAACGATTACCGCTACTTCCCGGATCCAGACTTGTTGCCAGTGATCATTGCTGACGAACAAATCGAAGCGATTAAAGCGACCATGCCTGAGTTACCTGCTGCACGTCGTGAGCGCTTTGTCGCTGACTTTGGCGTGACAGAGTACGATGCGCACGTGTTGACCTTAACGCGTGAAATGTCGGAGTTTTATGAAGCTGTGGTGGCTGCTGCCGGCGGTGCTGCGCAAGGTAAAGTTGCAGCTAACTGGGTGATGGGTGAATTCTCCGGTGCTTTAAACAAAGCCGGTTTGGACCTTACTGACTCCCCTATTTCAGCTGAACAGTTAGGTGGCATGATCGCGCGTATCGTGGATAACACCATTAGCGGCAAGATCGCGAAACAAGTGTTTAGTTTAATGTGGGATTCGCAAGGTAAATCCGCCGATGACATTATTGCTGAGCATGGCTTAAAGCAGGAAACTGATACTGGTGCGATTGAAGCCATCATCAAAGACGTACTTGCAGCCAATGAAAAAATGGTTGAGGAATACAAGTCTGGTAAAGAGAAAGCATTTAACGGTTTGGTCGGTCAGGTAATGAAAGCCTCTAAGGGTAAAGCCAACCCAGCACAAGTAAATGAGTTAATGAAGCAATTGCTTGGTTAA
- the gatA gene encoding Asp-tRNA(Asn)/Glu-tRNA(Gln) amidotransferase subunit GatA, with protein MTDLHRLSIRELSAGLSQGQFSSRELTQHYLNRIAKIDTQVNSYVTVTAEQALAAADAADAAIKAGNATALTGIPLAHKDIFCTQGIKTTAGSKMLDNFISPYDATVVAKGKAAGLVTLGKVNMDEFAMGSTSESSYYGATKNPWALDRVPGGSSGGSAACVAADLAPFATGTDTGGSIRQPASFCGLTGLKPSYGRVSRFGMIAYASSLDQGGPMARSAEDCAYLMNVMAGHDERDSTSVNQEVEDYVANLNATAVKGLRIGIPKQYFNVAGLAADVKARVEESLKKLEEMGAVLVEIDLNMTEAYVPTYYLIAPAEASSNLSRYDGVRYGYRCENPADLLDLYKRSRSEGFGPEVQRRILIGTYALSAGYYDAYYVKAQKVRRLIQQDFLKAFEQVDVIAAPTAPTTAYKIGASLDPVEMYLGDIYTIAVNLAGLPAINAPVGFDSEQLPVGLQLIGNYWSESQLLSIVHQYQQATDWHTKRAAIAEENA; from the coding sequence ATGACTGATTTACATCGCTTATCCATTCGCGAGCTTTCCGCAGGCTTAAGCCAGGGCCAATTTTCTTCCCGCGAACTGACTCAACACTATTTAAACCGTATTGCCAAAATTGACACACAGGTCAACAGTTATGTGACTGTCACCGCAGAACAGGCACTTGCGGCAGCCGATGCAGCTGATGCCGCGATCAAAGCCGGTAACGCGACAGCATTAACCGGTATTCCACTTGCACACAAAGATATTTTTTGTACCCAAGGCATCAAAACCACCGCCGGCTCAAAAATGCTGGACAACTTTATCTCGCCTTACGATGCAACTGTAGTGGCTAAAGGTAAAGCTGCTGGTCTAGTGACACTGGGTAAAGTAAACATGGACGAGTTCGCCATGGGTTCCACCTCAGAAAGCTCGTACTACGGCGCGACCAAAAACCCGTGGGCACTGGATCGCGTACCTGGGGGTTCTTCAGGCGGTTCAGCGGCCTGTGTGGCAGCTGATCTTGCACCATTTGCAACCGGAACCGATACCGGTGGTTCAATCCGTCAACCGGCTTCTTTCTGTGGCTTGACCGGTTTAAAACCGAGTTATGGCCGGGTTTCGCGCTTCGGTATGATTGCCTATGCATCCTCACTGGATCAGGGTGGTCCGATGGCACGTTCAGCCGAAGACTGTGCCTACCTGATGAATGTCATGGCAGGTCATGATGAACGTGACTCTACCTCTGTGAATCAAGAGGTAGAAGATTACGTAGCAAACCTGAATGCAACGGCAGTAAAAGGCTTGCGCATCGGGATTCCAAAACAATATTTCAATGTGGCTGGCTTGGCTGCTGATGTCAAAGCACGTGTTGAAGAATCGCTGAAAAAACTCGAAGAAATGGGCGCAGTGCTGGTTGAAATCGACCTCAACATGACTGAAGCCTATGTGCCAACATACTACCTGATCGCACCTGCAGAAGCGTCTTCCAACCTGTCACGCTATGACGGTGTACGTTATGGCTATCGCTGTGAAAACCCGGCCGACTTGCTCGACCTTTACAAGCGTTCACGTTCTGAAGGTTTTGGTCCAGAAGTACAACGCCGTATCCTGATCGGAACCTATGCCCTGTCTGCCGGTTATTATGATGCCTACTATGTGAAAGCCCAAAAAGTCCGTCGTTTAATCCAGCAAGATTTCCTCAAAGCTTTTGAACAGGTTGATGTGATTGCAGCTCCAACGGCTCCAACCACTGCCTACAAAATTGGCGCGTCGTTGGATCCGGTTGAAATGTACCTCGGTGACATCTATACCATCGCCGTGAACCTTGCAGGCTTACCTGCCATTAACGCACCGGTTGGTTTTGATTCAGAACAGTTACCAGTAGGCTTGCAGCTGATTGGTAACTACTGGTCAGAATCTCAATTGTTGTCAATTGTGCATCAATATCAACAAGCGACCGACTGGCATACTAAACGCGCGGCTATTGCTGAGGAGAACGCATAA
- the gatC gene encoding Asp-tRNA(Asn)/Glu-tRNA(Gln) amidotransferase subunit GatC yields the protein MSTSDAQHSADLNAQTVSAIANLAKLSLNDTQSAEYAQSLNKILGMMESLKGIDTDGVEPLKSPFDHPQPLRPDVVTESNHRDEYQAVAPATQDGLYLVPRVIE from the coding sequence ATGTCTACATCGGATGCTCAGCATTCTGCGGATTTAAATGCACAAACAGTTTCAGCGATTGCCAATCTCGCTAAATTATCACTCAATGATACGCAATCTGCTGAATATGCTCAAAGCCTAAATAAAATTTTAGGCATGATGGAAAGCTTAAAAGGCATCGACACCGACGGTGTAGAACCGCTGAAAAGCCCATTTGACCATCCTCAGCCATTACGTCCGGACGTGGTGACCGAAAGCAATCATCGTGATGAATATCAAGCAGTTGCCCCAGCAACGCAAGACGGTTTATACCTCGTTCCTCGCGTGATTGAATAA